Part of the Polyangium spumosum genome is shown below.
AGGAAGAGCGAAAATTCGTCGTGGATCATCTGCCACCCGTCCGCCGTTATTGTGCCGGTGCGGTGCCAGAAGTTCGCCGCCGGCCAGAAGAAGGGCGCGCCTACCGCGTAAGGCCAGGGGACCTTCTGGTCCTCGACCACGCCGGGGAAGGGGTAGAAATCGTGCACATCGATCCCCACCATGATCGCCGAGTTGTTGTAGAAATTGACCGACATCGTCGTTTCCCCGTGCTCAGGACTCGATGGTGATCCAGGAGGGAGCGGTGCTCTCGTTGTAGCGAAACTCGTATCCGTAGACGCAGGAGATGAACTGCCTTGCGGCATCGACGTGGACACTGCGGACGCGCGCGGACACCTCGGTTCGACTCTGGCCGCGGCGCAGCGTGACGCGTGCAGGGCACGCGGGAACCTCGAATCGGATCGCGTCCGTCCCAAGGCCCTGGAGGTGGATGGCTGTGCCAGGGGGAAGGGCATCGAAGACGAGATAACCAGGGGCATGGTGCTGGACCATGAAGAAGGCCCGACTCGCGAACCGTGCCTGGAAAGCGGACTTTGTAGCATCCACGGGATTCGCAAGTGGCAGGTCGACGTGGACATGACGGAGCCGAAGCCCCACGAGCTCCGGGCAGGGGACGAAGCAGCCCGGCACGGGCCGGTCGCCCCAGCGAGTGACGAGCTGGTCGGCGAGTTCGAAGTTTGGCAGGAGGCCCCCGATCGCCGCAGCTTCGTCGGCATAGAAGCCGATACCACGTTCATTGAGATAATACTGCACCTTCCCCCCGGGATGCGGGAGGTCGGTGCCCGGGAGGAGGCCGGGAGGAAGAACGAACGACCCCCCGAAGGCGCGCTCGAACGAGAGGGGGAGCGAGTCGAACGGGGCCGGGTCGGTTGCGGTGAGATCGCCGAGAACGCTCTGCTCCCAGCGCCGATTGCCAAACGCGACGATCCGCCGGATTTCACGACCTACGCTCAGCGTGACAGGGCGGAGGAACGGTGGGCGTGATGGGCCGAAGACCTCGCCGGCAGCCGTGACCGATGTGCCACGCCACATAGGAATCTTGGTGGTATCCGGCGGATCCGTGGCCACCCGCTCGACGGACCCCAGCATGGGCTCGAGCCGCTCGCCGACCACCCGAAGACGCAGCTCGACCACGATCGCGCCGACGTCGACCTCGTCGCTCAGGCTACCCCGCGAAAGCACGGGTGAAAACTGCGTCTTGTTCCGGACGAACACGAAAGCCTCCGCCTGGCGCTCACTCGTTCAGCTTGATCTTTCCGCCCTTGGCGTTGATGTTTGCTCCCATGAGGGTCATGTCGTCCCCCGCCACGATCTGGGTGATACCGTCTGAATTCAACATGACGGTGCCTCCGGCGATGTTGACCAGCCCGCCGCCAAGTTGGAACCAGGCCCCAGCGCCGTTGTCGATCAGAATCTTCCCGGCTTTCATGAGGATGAACGCCCCTC
Proteins encoded:
- a CDS encoding DUF2169 domain-containing protein, with translation MFVRNKTQFSPVLSRGSLSDEVDVGAIVVELRLRVVGERLEPMLGSVERVATDPPDTTKIPMWRGTSVTAAGEVFGPSRPPFLRPVTLSVGREIRRIVAFGNRRWEQSVLGDLTATDPAPFDSLPLSFERAFGGSFVLPPGLLPGTDLPHPGGKVQYYLNERGIGFYADEAAAIGGLLPNFELADQLVTRWGDRPVPGCFVPCPELVGLRLRHVHVDLPLANPVDATKSAFQARFASRAFFMVQHHAPGYLVFDALPPGTAIHLQGLGTDAIRFEVPACPARVTLRRGQSRTEVSARVRSVHVDAARQFISCVYGYEFRYNESTAPSWITIES